One window from the genome of Mycolicibacterium gadium encodes:
- the prcB gene encoding proteasome subunit beta produces the protein MTWPNREQLAFPSPLPGVPSVPVDLSSFSELLRRQAPELLPVNKHGTVPTDAVPHGTTIVALKYPGGVVMAGDRRSTQGNMIAGRDVQKVYITDDYTATGIAGTAAIAVEFARLYAVELEHYEKLEGVALTFAGKVNRLATMVRGNLGAALQGFVALPLLAGYDLDDPNPVAAGRIVSFDAAGGWNFEDEGYQSVGSGSIFAKSSMKKLYAQVSDADSALRVAVEALYDAADDDSATGGPDLVRGIYPTAVAIGADGAEEVPEERIAQFARQIIESRSRADTFGPDATHRSTDARGES, from the coding sequence GTGACCTGGCCGAACCGCGAACAGCTGGCCTTTCCCTCTCCACTCCCAGGCGTGCCGTCCGTTCCCGTGGACCTGTCGTCCTTCTCTGAACTGCTGCGGCGCCAGGCACCTGAATTGCTTCCGGTGAACAAGCACGGCACCGTGCCCACGGATGCGGTTCCGCACGGGACGACGATCGTGGCGCTGAAGTACCCGGGCGGCGTGGTGATGGCAGGTGACCGCCGCTCGACGCAGGGCAACATGATCGCGGGCCGCGACGTGCAGAAGGTCTACATCACCGACGACTACACCGCGACGGGCATCGCAGGCACCGCGGCCATCGCGGTGGAATTCGCCCGGCTGTACGCCGTCGAGCTCGAGCACTACGAGAAGCTCGAGGGCGTCGCACTGACGTTCGCCGGCAAGGTGAACCGGCTGGCCACCATGGTCCGGGGCAATCTCGGTGCGGCCCTTCAGGGCTTCGTCGCGTTGCCGTTGCTCGCCGGCTACGACCTCGACGACCCCAATCCGGTGGCCGCGGGCCGCATCGTGTCGTTCGACGCGGCGGGTGGATGGAACTTCGAAGACGAGGGTTACCAGTCGGTGGGCTCGGGTTCGATCTTCGCCAAGTCGTCGATGAAGAAGCTCTATGCGCAGGTCTCCGACGCCGACTCCGCACTTCGGGTCGCCGTCGAGGCGCTCTATGACGCCGCCGACGACGACTCCGCGACAGGCGGGCCGGATCTGGTGCGCGGCATCTACCCGACCGCGGTCGCCATCGGCGCGGACGGAGCCGAGGAGGTTCCGGAGGAACGCATCGCGCAGTTTGCCCGACAGATCATCGAAAGTCGATCCAGGGCAGACACATTCGGCCCGGATGCGACGCATCGATCCACGGACGCCCGGGGAGAGTCGTGA
- a CDS encoding DUF732 domain-containing protein, giving the protein MKKLVVSSIGALALGLALAAPAYADDAAFLDAVQAGGIEPNDAALQMGQAVCNEIAAGIPEGTTVVSIYTNTGNDITAEHAQVLYDAAAANLCE; this is encoded by the coding sequence ATGAAGAAGCTCGTAGTCTCGTCAATCGGAGCGCTGGCACTTGGCCTCGCACTCGCGGCGCCGGCCTATGCGGATGACGCAGCCTTTTTAGACGCAGTACAGGCGGGCGGCATCGAACCCAACGATGCTGCCCTGCAGATGGGCCAGGCGGTATGCAACGAGATCGCAGCGGGCATCCCGGAGGGCACCACGGTTGTCTCGATCTACACGAACACCGGCAACGACATCACCGCCGAGCACGCACAGGTGCTCTACGACGCGGCCGCCGCCAACCTCTGCGAGTAG
- the arc gene encoding proteasome ATPase: protein MSESERSEGFGTPHESGMSSDEAAELEELRREAALLREQLESAVGPQSGLRSARDVHQLEARIDSLAARNAKLMETLKEARQQLLALREEVDRLGQPPSGYGVLLSVQDDETVDVFTSGRKMRLTCSPNIDIETLKQGQTVRLNEALTVVEAGHFEAVGEISTLREILADGHRALVVGHADEERIVWLAEPLVAAEFLPDEVDAEDGDDDRPRRLRPGDSLLVDTKAGYAFERIPKAEVEDLVLEEVPDVSYNDIGGLGRQIEQIRDAVELPFLHKELYREYSLRPPKGVLLYGPPGCGKTLIAKAVANSLAKKMAEVRGDDAREAKSYFLNIKGPELLNKFVGETERHIRLIFQRAREKASEGTPVIVFFDEMDSIFRTRGTGVSSDVETTVVPQLLSEIDGVEGLENVIVIGASNREDMIDPAILRPGRLDVKIKIERPDAEAAQDIFSKYLVEELPVHADDLAEFGGDRAACLKAMIEKVVDRMYAEIDDNRFLEVTYANGDKEVMYFKDFNSGAMIQNVVDRAKKNAIKSVLETGQPGLRIQHLLDSIVDEFAENEDLPNTTNPDDWARISGKKGERIVYIRTLVTGKSSSASRAIDTESNLGQYL from the coding sequence ATGAGCGAGTCCGAGCGTTCTGAAGGATTTGGAACACCCCACGAGTCCGGCATGTCCAGCGATGAGGCAGCCGAACTCGAAGAGCTGCGCCGCGAGGCCGCCCTGCTGCGTGAGCAGCTCGAGAGTGCTGTAGGACCGCAAAGCGGTCTGCGCAGCGCGCGCGATGTGCACCAACTCGAGGCCCGGATCGACTCGCTTGCCGCCCGAAACGCCAAGCTGATGGAAACCCTCAAGGAAGCGCGGCAGCAGTTGCTCGCGCTCCGCGAGGAAGTCGACCGACTGGGTCAGCCGCCCAGCGGATACGGTGTGCTGCTGTCGGTCCAGGACGACGAGACGGTGGACGTGTTCACCTCGGGCCGCAAGATGCGGCTGACGTGCTCGCCGAACATCGACATCGAGACCTTGAAACAGGGTCAGACGGTTCGACTCAACGAGGCGCTGACGGTGGTCGAGGCCGGCCACTTCGAAGCCGTCGGTGAGATCAGCACCCTGCGCGAGATCCTTGCCGACGGCCACCGCGCGCTCGTGGTGGGACATGCGGACGAGGAGCGGATCGTCTGGTTGGCTGAGCCGCTGGTCGCCGCCGAGTTCCTGCCCGACGAGGTCGACGCCGAAGACGGTGACGACGACCGTCCGCGCAGGCTGCGGCCTGGTGACTCACTGCTGGTCGACACCAAAGCCGGGTATGCGTTCGAGCGCATACCCAAGGCCGAGGTCGAGGATCTGGTCCTCGAAGAGGTCCCCGATGTGAGCTACAACGACATCGGCGGTCTTGGCCGGCAGATCGAACAGATCCGCGACGCCGTCGAGCTGCCGTTTCTGCACAAGGAGCTCTATCGCGAGTACTCGCTGCGGCCCCCGAAGGGTGTGCTGCTGTACGGCCCTCCGGGCTGCGGCAAGACGCTGATCGCCAAAGCGGTGGCGAACTCGCTGGCGAAGAAGATGGCCGAGGTTCGCGGTGACGATGCACGCGAGGCGAAGTCGTACTTCCTCAACATCAAGGGCCCCGAGCTGCTGAACAAGTTCGTCGGCGAGACCGAGCGTCATATCCGGTTGATCTTCCAGCGGGCTCGGGAGAAGGCGTCCGAGGGCACGCCGGTGATCGTGTTCTTCGACGAGATGGACTCGATCTTCCGTACCCGCGGCACCGGTGTGAGTTCCGACGTGGAGACCACCGTTGTTCCGCAGCTGCTATCGGAGATCGATGGTGTCGAGGGTCTGGAGAACGTGATCGTCATCGGTGCCTCCAACCGCGAGGACATGATCGATCCCGCGATCCTGCGGCCCGGCCGTCTGGATGTGAAGATCAAGATCGAGCGCCCGGACGCCGAAGCGGCGCAGGACATCTTCTCGAAGTATCTGGTCGAGGAACTCCCTGTGCACGCCGACGACCTCGCCGAGTTCGGTGGCGACCGAGCGGCGTGCCTGAAGGCGATGATCGAGAAGGTCGTCGACCGGATGTACGCCGAGATCGACGACAACCGGTTCCTCGAAGTCACCTACGCCAACGGCGACAAGGAAGTCATGTACTTCAAGGACTTCAACTCCGGCGCCATGATCCAGAACGTTGTCGACCGCGCGAAGAAGAACGCGATCAAGTCCGTGCTGGAAACGGGGCAGCCTGGTCTCCGCATACAGCATCTGCTCGACTCGATCGTCGACGAATTCGCCGAGAACGAAGACCTGCCCAACACCACCAATCCTGATGACTGGGCACGGATTTCGGGCAAGAAGGGCGAGCGGATCGTTTACATCCGCACGCTGGTCACCGGCAAGTCGTCGAGCGCTTCCCGCGCGATCGACACCGAGTCGAATCTGGGCCAGTACCTCTAA
- the dop gene encoding pup deamidase/depupylase, with amino-acid sequence MQRIIGTEVEYGISSPSDPTANPILTSTQAVLAYAAAAGIQRAKRTRWDYEVESPLRDARGFDLSRSAGPPPVVDADEVGAANMILTNGARLYVDHAHPEYSAPECTDPLDAVVWDKAGERVMEAAARHVASVPGAAKLQLYKNNIDNKGASYGSHENYLMSRQTPFSAVIAGLTPFLVSRQVMTGSGRVGIGPSGDEPGFQLSQRSDYIEVEVGLETTLKRGIINTRDEPHADADKYRRLHVIIGDANLSETSTYLKLGTTALVLDLIEEGMDLTDLALARPVHAVHVVSRDPSLRATVALADGRELTALALQRIYLDRVAKLVDSRDPDPRAAHVVETWANVLDLLERDPMECAEILDWPAKLRLLEGFRNRENLGWSAPRLHLVDLQYSDVRLDKGLYNRLVARGSMKRLVTEQQVIDAVDNPPTDTRAYFRGECLRRFGADIAAASWDSVIFDLGGDSLVRIPTLEPLRGSKAHVGALLDSVDSAVELVEQLTN; translated from the coding sequence ATGCAACGGATTATCGGAACAGAGGTCGAGTACGGCATCTCGTCGCCGTCCGATCCCACCGCGAATCCGATATTGACCTCCACCCAGGCGGTGCTGGCGTACGCGGCGGCCGCGGGCATCCAGCGGGCCAAACGCACGCGCTGGGACTACGAGGTCGAATCGCCCCTTCGCGATGCCCGCGGGTTCGATCTGAGCCGGTCAGCAGGTCCGCCGCCGGTGGTGGACGCCGACGAGGTCGGCGCGGCCAACATGATCCTGACCAATGGCGCCCGGTTGTACGTCGACCACGCACATCCGGAGTACTCCGCGCCGGAGTGCACCGACCCGCTCGACGCGGTGGTCTGGGACAAGGCCGGCGAGCGGGTGATGGAGGCCGCAGCGCGCCACGTCGCGAGCGTGCCTGGGGCCGCCAAGCTGCAGCTGTACAAGAACAACATCGACAACAAGGGCGCCTCCTACGGGTCCCACGAGAACTACCTCATGAGCCGCCAGACACCGTTCTCGGCGGTGATTGCCGGGTTGACGCCGTTCCTGGTGTCGCGTCAGGTGATGACGGGATCGGGCCGCGTCGGAATAGGGCCGTCGGGCGACGAGCCGGGCTTCCAGCTGTCACAGCGCTCGGACTACATCGAGGTCGAGGTCGGGCTCGAGACGACGCTCAAGCGCGGCATCATCAACACCCGCGACGAGCCGCACGCCGACGCCGACAAATACCGCAGGCTCCACGTCATCATCGGCGACGCCAACCTTTCCGAGACGTCGACCTATCTCAAGCTCGGCACCACCGCGTTGGTGCTGGACCTGATCGAAGAGGGCATGGACCTCACCGATCTGGCCTTGGCCCGGCCCGTGCACGCCGTGCACGTCGTCAGTCGCGACCCGTCGCTGCGGGCCACCGTCGCACTCGCCGACGGCCGTGAGCTGACTGCCCTTGCGCTGCAACGGATCTATCTGGACCGGGTGGCCAAACTGGTGGACAGCCGCGACCCCGACCCACGGGCCGCGCATGTCGTCGAAACGTGGGCCAACGTGCTCGACCTATTGGAGCGAGATCCGATGGAGTGCGCGGAGATCCTGGACTGGCCCGCCAAGCTGCGGCTGCTGGAAGGCTTTCGTAACCGGGAGAACCTCGGCTGGTCGGCACCGCGTCTGCACCTCGTCGATCTGCAGTACTCCGACGTTCGGCTGGACAAAGGCCTGTACAACCGGCTCGTCGCCCGCGGCTCGATGAAGCGACTGGTCACCGAACAGCAGGTGATCGACGCCGTCGACAACCCACCCACCGACACGCGGGCGTACTTCCGCGGCGAATGTCTTCGGCGGTTCGGCGCGGACATCGCCGCGGCCAGCTGGGACTCGGTGATCTTCGACCTCGGTGGAGATTCGCTCGTCCGGATTCCCACCCTCGAGCCGCTACGCGGCAGCAAGGCCCACGTCGGCGCCCTACTGGATTCCGTGGACAGCGCCGTCGAACTGGTGGAACAGCTCACCAACTGA
- a CDS encoding alpha/beta fold hydrolase, whose translation MWSRSAPVDGFRLAFDRFGVRGAPPVVLLHGWPGNRHDYRRVAPLLSGATDVIVPDLRGFGGSDKHAVAVRHFYSATAQAASIIGLIRELRLSQVVLAGYDVGSRVAQSVARMEPDLVSALVLSPPLPGAGDRVLTARAQSEFWYQAFHQLPLAAQLIDGNPEAVREYLRHFWSHWSAPNFAVPEDDLERLVSDYALPGAFTASIAWYRAGAGMIAQSLTELPPDRAIKIHVPTDVLWPQHDPLFPREWSDRLDSYFSDVELHVAFDAGHFTPLECPEQFAELVLIRARPSDAA comes from the coding sequence ATGTGGTCGCGCAGCGCCCCGGTGGACGGTTTCCGGCTCGCATTTGACCGATTCGGCGTCAGGGGTGCGCCGCCGGTGGTGTTGCTGCACGGCTGGCCCGGCAACCGCCACGACTATCGACGGGTTGCGCCGCTACTGTCCGGGGCCACTGATGTCATCGTCCCCGACCTGCGCGGATTCGGCGGATCCGACAAGCACGCTGTCGCCGTCCGCCACTTCTACAGCGCCACCGCGCAGGCGGCCAGCATCATCGGGCTCATCAGAGAACTCAGGCTTTCCCAGGTGGTGCTCGCGGGGTACGACGTCGGCAGCCGGGTCGCTCAGAGCGTCGCCCGGATGGAACCCGATCTGGTGTCGGCGTTGGTGCTCTCTCCCCCACTGCCCGGTGCCGGTGACCGGGTGCTGACCGCCCGGGCGCAGAGCGAGTTCTGGTATCAGGCGTTCCACCAGCTGCCGCTCGCCGCGCAGCTGATCGATGGCAATCCCGAGGCCGTCCGGGAATACCTTCGGCACTTCTGGTCGCATTGGTCCGCACCGAATTTCGCTGTCCCCGAGGATGATCTGGAACGGTTGGTATCGGATTATGCGCTGCCGGGAGCATTCACCGCGTCGATCGCGTGGTACCGCGCGGGTGCGGGAATGATCGCCCAGTCACTCACCGAATTACCGCCGGATCGCGCCATAAAGATTCATGTGCCCACCGATGTGCTGTGGCCCCAGCATGATCCGCTGTTCCCGCGTGAGTGGTCCGACCGCCTCGACTCCTACTTCAGCGATGTGGAGCTGCACGTCGCGTTCGATGCCGGGCATTTCACGCCACTCGAATGCCCCGAGCAGTTCGCCGAGCTCGTCCTCATCCGGGCGCGCCCGAGCGACGCCGCGTGA
- the prcA gene encoding proteasome subunit alpha produces the protein MSFPYFISPEQAMRERSELARKGISRGRSVVVLAYADGVLFVAENPSRSLQKVSELYDRVGFAAVGRFNEFDNLRRGGIQYADTRGYAYARRDVTGRQLANVYAQTLGTIFTEQAKPYEVELCVAEVAHFGESKAPELYRITYDGSIADEPHFVVMGGTTEPIAEKLNESYTENAGLADAAKIAIEALKAGGNGEPRTLGAATLEVAVLDVNRPRRAFRRITGSALEALLPVADAGKGEPEAK, from the coding sequence GTGAGCTTTCCGTATTTCATCTCGCCCGAGCAGGCGATGCGCGAGCGTTCGGAGCTCGCGCGTAAAGGCATTTCCCGCGGACGCAGCGTCGTCGTACTGGCGTATGCCGACGGTGTCCTGTTCGTGGCCGAGAACCCGTCGCGCTCGCTGCAGAAGGTCAGCGAGCTGTACGACCGGGTCGGCTTCGCGGCCGTCGGTCGATTCAACGAGTTCGACAACCTGCGCCGCGGCGGAATTCAGTACGCCGACACTCGGGGCTACGCGTACGCCCGTCGCGATGTCACCGGGCGTCAGCTGGCCAACGTATACGCCCAGACGCTCGGCACGATCTTCACCGAGCAGGCCAAGCCGTACGAAGTCGAGCTCTGCGTGGCCGAGGTGGCACATTTCGGTGAATCGAAAGCTCCTGAGCTGTATCGGATCACGTACGACGGATCGATTGCCGACGAACCGCATTTCGTGGTCATGGGCGGCACTACCGAACCGATCGCCGAGAAGCTCAACGAGTCTTACACCGAGAACGCCGGGCTGGCGGACGCCGCGAAGATCGCGATCGAGGCGTTGAAGGCCGGCGGCAACGGTGAGCCGCGCACGCTCGGGGCGGCGACGCTCGAGGTGGCCGTCCTGGACGTGAACCGGCCGCGTCGCGCCTTCCGGCGGATCACCGGCTCGGCGCTGGAGGCGCTGCTGCCCGTAGCGGACGCCGGGAAAGGCGAACCGGAGGCCAAGTAG
- a CDS encoding ubiquitin-like protein Pup produces the protein MAQEQTKRGGGGGDDDDPTGSAGAGQERREKLAEETDDLLDEIDDVLEENAEDFVRAYVQKGGQ, from the coding sequence ATGGCGCAGGAGCAGACGAAGCGTGGTGGCGGCGGCGGCGATGACGACGACCCCACCGGTAGCGCAGGCGCAGGCCAGGAACGTCGCGAGAAGCTCGCCGAAGAGACGGACGACCTGCTTGACGAGATCGATGACGTGCTGGAAGAGAACGCTGAGGACTTCGTTCGCGCGTACGTCCAGAAGGGTGGCCAGTGA